The sequence below is a genomic window from Cicer arietinum cultivar CDC Frontier isolate Library 1 chromosome 6, Cicar.CDCFrontier_v2.0, whole genome shotgun sequence.
ACTCACTCTCCCAACTCAACTCAGAAACGAGTTACAATAATGCTGCTGCTGTTGGTGGTAGTTATAATAGTTGTAGCAGTGGCTGCACTAGTTACATGGGCTCACCGAGTTCTCTGGCGAGTTACGAAACTCAACGAGTTTCGAATGGTTTGATACAGAGGAGTATTAGTAGCCACTCGCTGCAAAAGAGTGATGGGCCCCACTATCACCCTTTTATGTTTGCTGAATTGCTTGATCAGGATAATGGTCCGGTGCGGCGAGTTTACAGTGCCGGTGATCTTCAGGTTCCCCTCTCCGTTTACATAATCTTTCTCTATACTCTATCACAAATCAAATATAACCAACAAAAAGTGTcataaaacttatttatttgattcaaaatttaaattaaatatacaaattttttaaatatttttaatttatagtagtatataataataataataataataataataataataataataatatacaattttttatttttgtggttagtgtgtttttatttatgcagaaaaaattattttagattatagattttgttaaaaaaaattattctgtAAATTGATTTGAAgctaagtaatttattttatgatacAATTAGcgatttgaataataaatttgagacaatcaattttatagataaaaatttcaaattttatactttaaaacaaaataattgttctttgaaaaatagtaataagcatattaaatcaattttacaccGACTTTTCACATCATACATTTTTGGAtgcattattaattttagtgtAGTTTTCTCTTTTGGTGTAAGTTGTATTTTAATTGTGCATACAAGAATATCGATTCTAATTAAAGTGTGTTCCCCAATTACAGTTGCAGGtgtaatgtaaaaaatttagtagtctttgtaacaattttttttgggtgaaagactttttaacaatattaaaattataattatggtTGCGTGAATTGCATTCATATacattttactaaaataagAAAGTTCACATTAACTGCAACTGCAATTTAATCATAACAGTAATTATAGATTATTTTTTCTTGACTAACCAATAAAGATTCCTTGTTCAAAAAAACAGTAAAGATTCTATACAAAAGTCACATATGTGAGGAAAAAAATAgcataaaaatatatgtgaatTATGGCATGTGTGTGGAAGAAAAAGAGCACTtgatacaaaaagaaaaagagacatTAGTATCATAGCATCAATAATGTTTAGTCTACTAGtacttccttttttatttattttaaatttgttcaaGTTAATATGAATTGTCCATATATAAAATCAATCAtgtttttgttataataaatGTAGTCGACATATGAACAGAGGGTTAATGGAATGCAACAACATTATCATCAATCAGATAGTCCTTTGTCAATAGAGAGTAGCATGATAATTGAAGAAATTAACAGAGCAGCTAGTCCTTACAGCCCACAGGAAAAGAGGATGAGGATTGAGAGATATAGAAGCAAGAGAAACCAGAGGAACTACACCAAGAAAATTAAGGTTCATttattctctctctcttttttttttgtcttaaaaattatgttgataaattttacttataataataataataataataatctataacATTATATAATGagaatatcaaattatttggtggcttttttcttctcattttatttacaactatatatttctttatctaattaaataattttttttataaacatatataatttttttgggtacaaaaaatatatatagttttatatataaaaagatattaaattttggTATAAATGGAATGATGCATAAATTTTGAGTAGTGGAATTTGATTCTTAAATGTcctttgaatttattaaaagtaTAAACACACTTACGCGTTTTCTAATGTCtcttttaattgtaattttatagatgactaataaaaaatatatttaaaaattacattaatcaatatttttaaaaagtaacattctttttatttaaaaaaattatatattctcTCAAAGTATGCCAATATTTTGTTTCCAATTGAAagaaataaagtattaaaaatgCACATGGAGGGATTTAAGAGAAACTCCGATAAATGGAGAAAACTTTGTGAACAGGAAAATCATTATTGAGAAAGTTTGCACCATATCATTGCTAAAATCGTATCTAAGGTTGAAAGTTAAGTGAAACAGTAAAAAGATTGACAAATCCTCAATTTATCTTTTGTAATACTTTCAATAATCAACatgatataatttttgaatgaaaattataattggatcttgattttgttttttgttttttgcatgataGGGTCTTGCTGGCCACacagaaaatatcaaattgtgatTATAGTTTACTGCTAAGACTTAGTGTATTGCAACATGTCCCTAAATTTGTGATAtatcaaacataaaaataaaaaattgtctcaTATTTGTCTTATTATACGAGGTTATTGGTAACCCATTACTCCTAAAGTAAGCAATTAGAAGTGTTGTGTTACTCTCCAACACAATGTACTGTATATAGTTCTATATTGCTCCACCTGAATACTATTTAGTCATGAAATGATGCAATcatgtcattaaaaaaa
It includes:
- the LOC101489217 gene encoding uncharacterized protein isoform X3 codes for the protein MYTNFHTTFSRATDTSPLHCPTTPLQPQLITFNESDSLLDSLSQLNSETSYNNAAAVGGSYNSCSSGCTSYMGSPSSLASYETQRVSNGLIQRSISSHSLQKSDGPHYHPFMFAELLDQDNGPVRRVYSAGDLQSTYEQRVNGMQQHYHQSDSPLSIESSMIIEEINRAASPYSPQEKRMRIERYRSKRNQRNYTKKIKGLAGHTENIKL
- the LOC101489217 gene encoding two-component response regulator-like PRR1 isoform X1, with the protein product MYTNFHTTFSRATDTSPLHCPTTPLQPQLITFNESDSLLDSLSQLNSETSYNNAAAVGGSYNSCSSGCTSYMGSPSSLASYETQRVSNGLIQRSISSHSLQKSDGPHYHPFMFAELLDQDNGPVRRVYSAGDLQSTYEQRVNGMQQHYHQSDSPLSIESSMIIEEINRAASPYSPQEKRMRIERYRSKRNQRNYTKKIKYVCRKTLADSRPRIRGRFARNDEIVMNPPNQWSNIISNGDELEDEEDENWANLFDSLAPTSNLAQEPQHSSSFDVFY
- the LOC101489217 gene encoding two-component response regulator-like PRR1 isoform X2 produces the protein MYTNFHTTFSRATDTSPLHCPTTPLQPQLITFNESDSLLDSLSQLNSETSYNNAAAVGGSYNSCSSGCTSYMGSPSSLASYETQRVSNGLIQRSISSHSLQKSDGPHYHPFMFAELLDQDNGPVRRVYSAGDLQRVNGMQQHYHQSDSPLSIESSMIIEEINRAASPYSPQEKRMRIERYRSKRNQRNYTKKIKYVCRKTLADSRPRIRGRFARNDEIVMNPPNQWSNIISNGDELEDEEDENWANLFDSLAPTSNLAQEPQHSSSFDVFY